The Methanococcus voltae PS genomic interval TATATCCCAACACCCCCTATCTAAAACATTACTAATTAGAGATATAAAGAATGTTTGCAACTTTTTCAAGCGTAAAGGAGTTAAAACAGACTACCAAGAGTTTTACAAGCATGTTACAGGTTCTGAATTACATTTATTAGATGAAGAACTTGCTAAAAACTACTAAGGTTCAATTAGTAATTCAAAAAATATTATAAAAAAGATGTTGAAAATGTCTTAAAAATATTTTTTTATTTTAATTTATTATTATTATTATTATTATTATTATTTTACTTTATTATCCTTTATTTTTATTTTATTATCTTATTTTATTATCTTATTTTATTATTCTAAAAGATTATCAAATATATTTTCAACATTATTTAACACGTCACTATAAGTACCTTCATTAATAACCATATAATCAGCAAGTGCTATAACGCTTCCAATTGTAAAATCCAACTCTCGATTATCCCTTTCAATGAATACGTCCCATTCTGTAGAATCATCTTCCCTACCACGACTTCTTAATCTTTCAAATCTAGTTTTAGGTGAAGCGTGTATCGCTAAAACTTCCACGTCATAATATCTTTTAAAGTAATTTAGTTCATGTATACTCCTCACACCTTCGACAGCTATAATATGCGTGTTTTCCTTATTTTTGGCCTCAACTTCATTTACCAAATTAATACACGGCACTGCAACTGCTTCAGCCCCATAAAGTTCCCTTAGTTTTTTAGCCGTATTTCCCACATTTTCAGGATTAAGTTCTAAACCCCGTTTTGTAGTCTCCCTTCTAACCACGTCGCCCATTGAAACATACGCAATATGCTTGCTATCACATACACCCTGAACCAAACTTTTTCCAGAACCTTGCATTCCTGTAATTGCAATAATTTTCATAATAATTCCCTTGTAATGTTGATATCGTTTATTATGTATTTATTAATTAAGTGATAGTCTACTTATAACCTATAGCCTATAAGCTATAGTTCATAGTCCCTAAAAAGTTATAAATTATATAATGGTAATTATCCTTACTAGCTTACCACTATTTTTGTTAAACTATATACTATTCATACCTACTATTTAGTTAAAATAATTAATGATTTAAAATATACGATTATTTAACGTTAAAATACTAAATTTACAATACTTATAAGTACAAATATATACTAAATCTGTGTTTATTATACTATTATATTTAAATTATACTATAAGCATTTTATAAATATTTAAAAATTATTTTTATAATAAATATTATATCATTACTCATATAAAAATATATAAAAATAGATTACAAAAATAGTATTAAATATAAATAAATTTAGCCATATTTAATCAAATTTGAGTAAATTTATAAAAATACCTTTTAGGTGGTATTATTGTTTTGGATTAAAATATATAATTTATTTAGCAAATTGGGTTTTATGAAAATTTACGAAAATGTACTAATTGAAATAATCTCCAAACAGAAGGTTCCTAAACACGTTGCCGTCATTATGGATGGCAATAGAAGAGCAGCTAAATTATTGGGTATAGAAGCCACTAACGGTCACCAATTAGGTGCAAACAAGGTTAAAGAATTAATAGAATGGTGTGTTCTCCTAGATATAAAAGTTATAACAATTTACGCATTTTCGTTGGAAAATTTTAATCGTTCGGATAACGAAGTATATATATTAATGAAACTATTTGAGGAAGAATTTGAAAATCTTTCGAAAAATAAGTATATTTTTGATAAAAAAATTAAAGTAAAAGCCATTGGAAAATTGGAAAAATTACCTGAAAATTTACGAAAGTCTATTGAAAAAGTAGAAGAACTTACCAAAAATAATAATGATTACTACTTGAATATTGCAATATCTTACGGTGGACAGCAAGAGATAATCGATGCGGTTAAAAACATTGCAAAAGATGTAAAAGAAGGTAATATAAAAATCGATGATATCGACGAAGAATTAGTTTCTAAAAACCTATATACAAAAGATTTACCACACCCTGAGCCAGATTTAATCATTAGAACGTCCGGAGAAGAGCGAATTAGCAATTTTTTAACTTGGCAATCTTGCTATTCTGAATTATATTTTTGCGAATCAAATTGGCCACAATTTAGAAAAGTTGATTTTTTAAGGTCTATAAGAGATTACCAGAAAAGAAACAGACGTTATGGTAAATAAAATTGAAAATAAAATTAATCGATTTAGGTTATTTATTATATTATTTTATTTTTTAATATAAACTAAAATTTATATATTTAAATATATAAATTAATTTGCCTAATATAAAATGCGCCAGTCGGGATTCGAACCCGAGTAACTGGCTTGGAAGGCCAGAGTGATACCAGGCTACACCACTAGCGCATAAGTCATATGTGTCATTGAATTTATGATAATTTAAAAGTGCGGCCTCCGGGATTCGAACCCGGGTATCGGCCGTGGCAGGGCCGTATGATACCACTACATCAAGGCCGCTCTTTCATAAGAATAATGCTTAATAATGCTTAATCATTGCTCTTTCTTTCTCTTTTACATCAGAGCAATATACACATACACAGTTATAATATATAAATGTTTCGTTAATTTATCTATTTAATTACTTAAATAATGAAATATAGGAATTCAATACGAAAATCAATGATATATAGATATCTAATTATGAGTAGAAGTGGTTAAGTGATTTAAACATTGATTTAGATAAGTTATAAATAATACGCGTGCATTTATTAAATAATAAGATGCTTAAAATTAAAAACCTTACACAATATCATAATTAAAACCAAAATTAAAGATAAAAAACTAAAAAAGTCCTCAAATATCAATATCGAATATATTTTTAAATTGATTACGGTGATTTAATGAAACCTTATGTAATATCAAATGTGGGAATGACGTTAGATGGAAAATTATCCACAGTTGAAAACGATACTCGAATATCTGGGGAAAATGACTTAAAAAGAGTCCATCAAATTAGAAAGGATGTTGACGCCATAATGGTTGGAATTGGCACAGTATTAAAAGATGACCCCAAACTTACAATACACAAGATACCCCTTGAAAATAACAAAAACCCAGTTCGTATTGTCGTAGATAGCAAATTAAGAATACCTTTAGCGTCTAGAGTTCTAAATGAAGATGCAAAAACTGTTATTGCTACCACAGCTTTCGATAATTTGGAAGAATCTGAAAAAAATAAAAGAACTGAGAAAATTAAAGAACTCGAAAGTATCGAAAATGTTGAAATAGTTTACTCTGGAGAAGATAAAGTAGATTTAGAGCTTTTAATGAGCAAATTATCAAAAATGGATATCAAATCAATTCTTTTAGAAGGCGGAGGAACTTTAAACTGGGGAATGTTTGAAAAGAATTTAGTTGACGAAGTTAGAGTTTATGTGGCACCTAAAATATTTGGTGGCAGTAATGCACCGACTTATGTGGACGGAGAAGGATTTAAAACGTTGGAAGAATCCGTTGAATTAGAATTAATAGATTATTATCAAATGGATGAAGGAATAGTATTAGAATATTTCGTAAAAAAGGATAATAATCAAGATAACGTAGATAATAACGATAACTAACATATTTTTTCTTTATTTTTATATTTTAACTTTTCTTTTTTTCTTTTTTTCTTTTTTATTTATTTTCAAAAACTATAAAGAGTCATAGGTTTTATAACATTATATTTGGTTCAATATAATGAAAATTTTTAAAGAATTAAGAGTTGATAACTTGGAAAATAATTCTGTAATGGACGACCTAAAAAAGATTAATAATTTATGGGAATCTAAAAAAAAGGATAATAAAATAGCTTTAGAAAAATTAACGGAATTTATGAGCGAAATTAAAATTAATGCAATGGGAAATGAATTTATTGGAAAGCTTCCTGATGGAAAAACTGAACTTATAATGTTTGAAGATATAGACGAAATGCCATTAGATGAATGGATTAAAAAGTATTTCCCAATTATTTTTGGATTCGATAAGGAAATTATAGAAAACATGAATTTTAAAGTAAAATTAGAACTATTTAAAGCCTATATGGAAGAATATAAGCATATTTTATCTGAAAAATCCTTTCTGGATTAGGTGGGCCTTCAGCGAAGAAGCTTACGAGATATATCTTGTATCATCATACTTGAAGATAACCACTTTTGAAACATTAGAACTTAAAAATAAAGACCTTGGAGAATTTTATAGAACTTTAGGGTTTGCTTTACGGCTTAAAAATGAAAATATGTAGCTAAATTATTAAATTATA includes:
- the uppS gene encoding polyprenyl diphosphate synthase, which produces MKIYENVLIEIISKQKVPKHVAVIMDGNRRAAKLLGIEATNGHQLGANKVKELIEWCVLLDIKVITIYAFSLENFNRSDNEVYILMKLFEEEFENLSKNKYIFDKKIKVKAIGKLEKLPENLRKSIEKVEELTKNNNDYYLNIAISYGGQQEIIDAVKNIAKDVKEGNIKIDDIDEELVSKNLYTKDLPHPEPDLIIRTSGEERISNFLTWQSCYSELYFCESNWPQFRKVDFLRSIRDYQKRNRRYGK
- a CDS encoding AAA family ATPase, which produces MKIIAITGMQGSGKSLVQGVCDSKHIAYVSMGDVVRRETTKRGLELNPENVGNTAKKLRELYGAEAVAVPCINLVNEVEAKNKENTHIIAVEGVRSIHELNYFKRYYDVEVLAIHASPKTRFERLRSRGREDDSTEWDVFIERDNRELDFTIGSVIALADYMVINEGTYSDVLNNVENIFDNLLE
- a CDS encoding 2,5-diamino-6-(ribosylamino)-4(3H)-pyrimidinone 5'-phosphate reductase, coding for MKPYVISNVGMTLDGKLSTVENDTRISGENDLKRVHQIRKDVDAIMVGIGTVLKDDPKLTIHKIPLENNKNPVRIVVDSKLRIPLASRVLNEDAKTVIATTAFDNLEESEKNKRTEKIKELESIENVEIVYSGEDKVDLELLMSKLSKMDIKSILLEGGGTLNWGMFEKNLVDEVRVYVAPKIFGGSNAPTYVDGEGFKTLEESVELELIDYYQMDEGIVLEYFVKKDNNQDNVDNNDN